One stretch of Hymenobacter chitinivorans DSM 11115 DNA includes these proteins:
- a CDS encoding C40 family peptidase, whose protein sequence is MNDSRIFVPMREHLTKVQYSLQQLRWWPLLLLCVLVLLASCGGSRQLNQRNGRYYSAREMARLKAEERRRRGGARPVAKAKTKTSAPTGKSKIVVKRASTPATVSRDLATVIEAARSYEGTPYKYGGTTRLGMDCSGLLCAAFAAIDVQIPRSSNEQAVWGTPIKPQDLQAGDLVFFGASPGSGTITHVGLVTEASPESVQFIHSSSSLGVVENSLESDYYLSRFIKAVRPRL, encoded by the coding sequence ATGAACGATTCACGTATCTTTGTCCCGATGCGGGAACACCTTACGAAGGTACAGTATTCACTCCAACAGCTGCGTTGGTGGCCACTGCTACTGCTTTGTGTCTTAGTCCTACTGGCCAGCTGCGGGGGCTCCCGCCAGCTCAACCAGCGCAACGGCCGCTATTATTCGGCCCGCGAAATGGCCCGCCTCAAGGCCGAGGAGCGCCGCCGCCGCGGTGGGGCCCGACCCGTGGCCAAGGCCAAAACCAAAACCTCGGCCCCGACGGGTAAGTCCAAAATTGTGGTGAAGCGGGCCAGTACGCCCGCCACCGTCTCGCGCGACCTAGCCACGGTTATTGAAGCAGCCCGCTCCTACGAAGGCACCCCTTACAAGTACGGCGGCACCACCCGTTTGGGCATGGACTGCTCGGGGCTCTTGTGTGCCGCCTTCGCCGCCATCGACGTGCAGATTCCCCGCTCTTCCAATGAGCAAGCCGTGTGGGGCACCCCGATAAAGCCCCAGGACTTGCAAGCCGGTGATTTAGTATTTTTCGGAGCTTCACCTGGCAGCGGCACAATCACGCACGTGGGCCTAGTGACGGAGGCCAGCCCGGAAAGTGTGCAGTTCATCCACTCTTCCAGCTCGTTAGGAGTAGTTGAGAACAGCTTGGAGAGCGACTATTATCTGAGTCGCTTTATCAAGGCGGTGAGGCCCAGATTGTGA
- the cysK gene encoding cysteine synthase A → MKANTILDTIGNTPLLRLNRLFADRPDVEVWVKLERANPGGSIKDRIALSMIEQAEKDGLLTPDSLIVEPTSGNTGVGLAMVAAVKGYKLTLVMPESMSIERRRLMAAYGANLELTPREKGMKGAIEKAHEIVRDTPGAWMPMQFENPANIKVHAETTAQEILRDAPEGFDYHITGVGTGGHITAVTEVLKPEFPNMKTFAVEPELSPVISGGAPGPHPIQGIGAGFIPANLHTEILDGTIQVSQQEAFDMARRAAREEGIFIGVSSGASLAAVAKKLPEMPQGSRVLTFCYDTGERYLSVDGLFV, encoded by the coding sequence ATGAAAGCCAACACCATTCTTGATACCATTGGCAATACGCCCCTGCTGCGTCTGAACCGCCTGTTTGCCGACCGCCCCGACGTTGAAGTGTGGGTAAAGCTGGAGCGGGCCAACCCCGGGGGCAGCATTAAAGACCGGATTGCGCTGTCCATGATTGAGCAAGCCGAAAAAGACGGCCTGCTCACCCCCGACAGCCTGATTGTGGAACCCACCTCCGGCAATACCGGTGTCGGCCTGGCCATGGTAGCCGCCGTGAAAGGCTATAAGCTCACGTTGGTAATGCCCGAGTCCATGTCTATTGAGCGCCGTCGCCTGATGGCCGCTTACGGGGCCAATCTGGAGTTGACGCCCCGCGAAAAGGGCATGAAGGGCGCCATCGAAAAAGCCCACGAGATAGTGCGCGACACGCCCGGCGCCTGGATGCCCATGCAGTTTGAAAACCCGGCCAACATCAAGGTGCACGCCGAAACGACGGCTCAGGAAATCCTGCGCGACGCGCCCGAGGGCTTCGATTATCACATCACCGGTGTAGGCACCGGCGGCCACATCACGGCCGTGACTGAAGTTCTCAAGCCTGAGTTCCCGAATATGAAGACCTTCGCCGTGGAGCCCGAACTGTCACCCGTTATCAGCGGCGGCGCCCCAGGACCCCACCCCATTCAGGGCATCGGCGCGGGCTTTATACCGGCCAACCTGCACACCGAAATTCTCGACGGTACGATTCAGGTGAGCCAGCAGGAAGCCTTCGACATGGCCCGCCGCGCCGCTCGCGAAGAAGGCATCTTCATCGGCGTTTCGTCCGGGGCTTCCCTGGCGGCCGTGGCCAAGAAGCTGCCCGAGATGCCGCAGGGTAGCCGCGTCCTGACCTTCTGCTACGACACCGGCGAGCGGTACCTGTCGGTCGACGGCCTATTCGTGTAA
- a CDS encoding TonB-dependent receptor codes for MKHSRLRLLLLLVLTLLSAPAAWSQVTTSAMNGVITDKSGAGLPGATVIAVHTPTNTQYVSPTNSEGRFNISGMRVGGPYSVRVTFIGYKDAARDGIFLTLGQNLRLDINLSEATTELADVVVRGQRDNILNSDRTGSLTSVQREQIERLPSISRSLNDFTRLTPQANGANVGGGNNRQNNFTVDGSDFNNNFGIGGNLPANGSPISLDAIEQITVSVTPYDVRQSGFVGGAINAVTRSGSNNFSGSVYTYYRDQSFIGNKIANETFDLSQSRFNQYGFRLGGPIIKDKVFFFVNAEIEKNTVPGQTRVAATDAAPYGSATNIARPKASELDEIGNYLRNTLDYEPGPYQGYDFVNTRNKLLARIDWNISQRHRFNVRYSQTEGKNPNFPSTSSSPLTQFATGTGRTDLNALFFKNAGYYQEANFYSLAAELNSTFGSNMANTFRATYTKQNDPRTSDSKIFPFVDILKDDGAGNLTPFTSFGYEPFTLGNLRNVEIYSFRDDFSWVLGKHNLTLGGQIDLSTTKNGFQRFAASYYRFNSFEDFKTASDPSLTPAQRAAALPSDFAITYSLAPNFAQAFPSFKFGQYSFYAQDEYSLSNTFRLIGGLRADYITFPEALKEHPLVSALTFANGEKINTATLPASKVLWSPRLGFNWDVEGNATVQLRGGSGIFTGKVPYVWIVSQAGDAGLLQVTRTFSGNAVKDLRGTPNSYQGFQADPGFYRPETVPVAGTVIPNPISAVAPNFKFPQTWKSSLAVDVKLPLGIVGSIEGIYNKDLNTAIFRNPNLVDPRPLNVGGYPDNRLIYPSAATDKFINPISSAGQAVKNGTANGQAFNTIVLDNATKGYYWSVTGKLEKQFDTGLFASVAYVRSDARNLFDGGGDQPLSSWQQNPSVNGSNNPQLSYASYVVPDRVIASLSYRKEYLEHLGTTVSLFYEGSQGGRFSYLYSTDFNRDGANADLIYIPKDASEITFVPKSVNGVTVSAQEQSDLFFKYVEQDKYLSKHKGEYAERNGALLPWRNQIDVKLLQDLFVNVGDKRNTLQLSIDIFNAGNLLNNTWGTTQTINASSVLIPASTLTPGSTAKPTFTLQLDRGNLVKETFRRTLSPSSTYYFQLGLRYIFN; via the coding sequence ATGAAACACTCACGTTTACGCCTCTTACTCTTGCTGGTGTTGACGCTGTTGTCAGCCCCGGCGGCGTGGAGTCAGGTAACCACTTCGGCCATGAACGGTGTCATCACCGACAAGTCCGGAGCTGGTTTGCCAGGCGCGACGGTTATTGCCGTTCACACCCCAACGAACACCCAATACGTGTCGCCCACGAACTCGGAAGGCCGCTTCAACATCAGCGGCATGCGCGTAGGCGGTCCGTACTCCGTCCGCGTGACCTTCATCGGTTACAAAGACGCGGCTCGTGACGGCATTTTCCTGACGCTGGGTCAAAACCTGCGCCTGGATATCAACCTGAGCGAGGCAACGACGGAACTGGCCGACGTAGTAGTTCGGGGTCAGCGCGACAACATCCTGAACTCGGACCGCACCGGCTCGTTGACATCGGTACAGCGCGAGCAGATTGAGCGTCTGCCTTCGATCAGCCGGAGCCTGAACGACTTCACCCGCCTGACTCCCCAGGCCAACGGTGCTAACGTAGGTGGCGGTAACAACCGTCAGAACAACTTCACCGTCGACGGTTCCGACTTCAACAACAACTTCGGTATCGGCGGCAACCTGCCCGCCAACGGCTCGCCCATCTCCCTGGACGCCATTGAACAGATTACCGTCAGCGTAACCCCCTACGACGTGCGCCAGTCGGGCTTCGTGGGTGGTGCCATCAACGCCGTAACCCGCTCGGGCTCGAACAACTTCTCGGGCTCGGTATACACCTACTACCGCGACCAGAGCTTCATCGGCAACAAGATTGCCAACGAAACCTTCGACCTGTCTCAGTCCCGCTTCAACCAGTACGGCTTCCGTCTGGGTGGTCCCATCATCAAAGACAAAGTCTTCTTCTTCGTTAACGCCGAAATCGAGAAAAATACCGTTCCCGGCCAGACGCGCGTAGCGGCTACCGACGCGGCTCCTTATGGCTCGGCTACCAACATTGCCCGCCCGAAAGCTTCCGAGCTGGACGAAATCGGCAACTACCTGCGCAACACGCTCGACTACGAGCCCGGCCCCTACCAGGGCTACGACTTCGTCAACACGCGGAACAAGCTGCTGGCCCGCATCGACTGGAACATCAGCCAACGTCACCGCTTCAACGTGCGCTACAGCCAGACCGAAGGCAAAAACCCGAACTTCCCCAGCACCTCGTCGAGCCCCTTGACGCAGTTTGCCACCGGCACGGGCCGTACCGACCTGAACGCCCTGTTCTTCAAGAACGCCGGCTACTACCAGGAAGCTAACTTCTACTCGCTGGCCGCTGAATTGAACTCCACGTTCGGCAGCAACATGGCCAACACGTTCCGGGCTACCTACACCAAGCAGAACGACCCCCGCACCTCGGATTCGAAGATTTTCCCCTTCGTAGACATCCTCAAGGACGATGGCGCCGGCAACCTGACGCCCTTCACCTCGTTCGGTTACGAGCCCTTCACGCTGGGCAACCTGCGTAACGTAGAAATCTACTCGTTCCGCGACGACTTCTCCTGGGTTCTGGGCAAGCACAACCTGACCCTGGGTGGCCAGATTGACCTGAGCACCACCAAGAACGGCTTCCAGCGCTTCGCCGCCAGCTACTACCGCTTCAACTCGTTTGAAGACTTCAAAACGGCCAGCGACCCCAGCCTGACGCCCGCTCAGCGCGCCGCCGCTCTGCCGTCGGACTTCGCCATCACCTACTCGCTGGCTCCGAACTTCGCCCAGGCTTTCCCTTCGTTTAAGTTTGGCCAGTACTCGTTCTACGCCCAGGATGAATACTCGCTGTCGAACACTTTCCGCCTGATTGGTGGTTTGCGTGCCGACTACATCACCTTCCCCGAGGCCCTGAAAGAGCACCCCCTGGTATCGGCCCTGACCTTTGCCAACGGCGAGAAAATCAACACCGCTACCCTGCCCGCTTCGAAAGTTCTGTGGTCGCCCCGTTTGGGCTTCAACTGGGACGTAGAAGGCAACGCTACTGTGCAGCTGCGCGGTGGTTCGGGTATCTTCACCGGCAAGGTTCCCTACGTATGGATTGTAAGCCAGGCTGGCGACGCTGGTCTGCTGCAGGTAACCCGCACGTTCTCGGGTAATGCCGTAAAGGATTTGCGCGGCACTCCTAACTCGTACCAGGGCTTCCAGGCCGACCCCGGTTTCTACCGTCCCGAAACCGTTCCGGTGGCTGGTACGGTAATCCCGAACCCAATTTCGGCCGTTGCTCCTAACTTCAAGTTCCCCCAGACCTGGAAGAGCAGCCTGGCTGTTGACGTGAAGCTGCCCCTGGGCATCGTGGGCTCGATCGAAGGTATCTACAACAAAGACCTGAACACGGCCATCTTCCGCAACCCCAACCTGGTGGATCCTCGTCCGCTGAACGTGGGTGGCTACCCCGATAACCGCCTGATCTATCCTAGCGCTGCAACCGACAAGTTCATCAACCCAATCAGCAGCGCTGGTCAGGCAGTTAAAAATGGTACGGCTAACGGCCAGGCCTTCAACACGATTGTACTGGACAACGCTACCAAAGGCTACTACTGGTCGGTAACGGGCAAACTGGAGAAGCAATTCGACACCGGCCTGTTCGCCTCGGTAGCGTACGTGCGCAGCGACGCCCGCAACCTGTTCGACGGTGGTGGCGACCAGCCCCTGTCGTCGTGGCAGCAGAACCCCTCGGTAAACGGTTCGAACAACCCCCAGCTGAGCTACGCCAGCTACGTAGTGCCAGACCGCGTAATTGCTTCGCTCTCGTACCGCAAGGAATACCTCGAGCACCTGGGCACGACCGTGTCGCTGTTCTACGAAGGCAGCCAGGGTGGCCGTTTCTCCTACCTCTACAGCACCGACTTCAACCGGGACGGTGCCAACGCTGACCTGATCTACATCCCGAAGGACGCCTCGGAAATCACCTTCGTACCGAAATCGGTAAACGGTGTAACCGTATCGGCCCAGGAGCAGAGCGACCTGTTCTTCAAATACGTGGAGCAGGACAAATACCTGAGCAAGCACAAGGGTGAGTACGCTGAGCGCAACGGGGCTCTGCTGCCCTGGCGCAACCAGATCGACGTGAAGCTGCTGCAAGACCTGTTCGTGAACGTGGGTGACAAGCGCAATACCCTGCAGCTGAGCATCGACATCTTCAACGCCGGCAACCTGCTCAACAACACCTGGGGCACCACCCAGACGATCAACGCCAGCTCGGTTCTGATTCCGGCCAGCACCCTGACGCCCGGCAGCACGGCCAAGCCTACCTTCACGCTCCAGCTGGACCGTGGCAACTTGGTAAAGGAAACTTTCCGCCGCACGCTGAGCCCCTCGTCGACCTACTACTTCCAGTTGGGTCTGCGCTATATCTTCAACTAA